One Rosa chinensis cultivar Old Blush chromosome 3, RchiOBHm-V2, whole genome shotgun sequence DNA window includes the following coding sequences:
- the LOC112194893 gene encoding protein ALP1-like isoform X2, protein MHNILDRDPQIFRDVYRMYPDVFRKLCSILKAKTPLRDTRHICVEEMLATFLLVVGQNNRYSEARLIFERSHFAVSRSFNKVLKALNTIAPQFMAKPESIPPNIRESTRFYPYFKDCVGAIDGTHIPATVVGREFIYVISGWEGSAHDSKVLNDAISRRNGLKVPPGKYYLGDCGFPNRRRFLAPFRGTRYHLKDFGGEGNHPVNAIELFNLRHASLRNVIERIFGIFKSRFTIFKSAPPFLYKTQAELVLACAGLHNFLRQECRSDEFPPEPEEDPIDNHEDNFEWDDFQTQDQQRENANEWRMSIATHMWTDAQPNANNENNDNQESENEGEE, encoded by the exons ATGCACAACATATTGGACAGAGACCCTCAAATCTTTAGAGATGTGTATAGAATGTATCCTGACGTGTTTCGAAAATTATGTAGCATCCTAAAAGCGAAAACACCTTTACGGGATACAAGACACATTTGTGTTGAAGAAATGCTTGCAACCTTTTTACTAGTTGTCGGCCAAAATAATCGATACAGTGAAGCTCGGCTGATATTTGAGCGATCTCATTTTGCTGTTAGCAGAAGTTTCAACAAAGTCTTGAAGGCCTTGAATACAATAGCACCACAGTTTATGGCTAAACCTGAATCCATACCACCTAACATAAGAGAAAGTACAAGGTTCTATCCTTACTTTAAG gaTTGTGTCGGAGCTATAGATGGCACGCATATTCCTGCAACGGTAGTTGGACGTGAG TTCATATATGTGATTAGTGGATGGGAGGGTTCCGCTCATGATTCAAAAGTGTTGAATGATGCGATTTCTAGACGAAATGGACTCAAAGTGCCACCAG gtaAATATTACTTAGGGGACTGCGGATTCCCAAATCGACGTCGGTTCCTAGCTCCATTTCGAGGTACTCGATATCACCTCAAAGATTttggtggtgaaggaaatcatccTGTCAATGCAATTGAGTTATTCAATCTTCGCCATGCTTCCTTGAGGAACGTAATTGAGAGAATATTTGGAATATTTAAGTCGcgtttcacaatcttcaaatcAGCACCACCATTTTTATATAAGACACAAGCAGAACTAGTTTTGGCTTGTGCAGGACTGCACAATTTTCTTCGACAGGAATGTCGTTCAGATGAATTTCCTCCTGAACCAGAAGAAGATCCGATAGACAATCACGAAGATAATTTTGAATGGGATGATTTTCAAACCCAAGATCAGCAAAGAGAGAATGCTAATGAATGGAGAATGAGTATTGCTACTCATATGTGGACAGATGCCCAACCAAAtgccaacaatgaaaacaatgacaatcaagaaagtgaaaatgaggGAGAAGAATAA
- the LOC112194893 gene encoding protein ALP1-like isoform X1, producing the protein MHNILDRDPQIFRDVYRMYPDVFRKLCSILKAKTPLRDTRHICVEEMLATFLLVVGQNNRYSEARLIFERSHFAVSRSFNKVLKALNTIAPQFMAKPESIPPNIRESTRFYPYFKDCVGAIDGTHIPATVVGREVSRYRNRHGKISQNVLAACNFDLQFIYVISGWEGSAHDSKVLNDAISRRNGLKVPPGKYYLGDCGFPNRRRFLAPFRGTRYHLKDFGGEGNHPVNAIELFNLRHASLRNVIERIFGIFKSRFTIFKSAPPFLYKTQAELVLACAGLHNFLRQECRSDEFPPEPEEDPIDNHEDNFEWDDFQTQDQQRENANEWRMSIATHMWTDAQPNANNENNDNQESENEGEE; encoded by the exons ATGCACAACATATTGGACAGAGACCCTCAAATCTTTAGAGATGTGTATAGAATGTATCCTGACGTGTTTCGAAAATTATGTAGCATCCTAAAAGCGAAAACACCTTTACGGGATACAAGACACATTTGTGTTGAAGAAATGCTTGCAACCTTTTTACTAGTTGTCGGCCAAAATAATCGATACAGTGAAGCTCGGCTGATATTTGAGCGATCTCATTTTGCTGTTAGCAGAAGTTTCAACAAAGTCTTGAAGGCCTTGAATACAATAGCACCACAGTTTATGGCTAAACCTGAATCCATACCACCTAACATAAGAGAAAGTACAAGGTTCTATCCTTACTTTAAG gaTTGTGTCGGAGCTATAGATGGCACGCATATTCCTGCAACGGTAGTTGGACGTGAGGTAAGCAGATATCGAAATCGCCATGGGAAGATATCACAAAATGTATTAGCAGCTTGTAACTTTGATTTACAGTTCATATATGTGATTAGTGGATGGGAGGGTTCCGCTCATGATTCAAAAGTGTTGAATGATGCGATTTCTAGACGAAATGGACTCAAAGTGCCACCAG gtaAATATTACTTAGGGGACTGCGGATTCCCAAATCGACGTCGGTTCCTAGCTCCATTTCGAGGTACTCGATATCACCTCAAAGATTttggtggtgaaggaaatcatccTGTCAATGCAATTGAGTTATTCAATCTTCGCCATGCTTCCTTGAGGAACGTAATTGAGAGAATATTTGGAATATTTAAGTCGcgtttcacaatcttcaaatcAGCACCACCATTTTTATATAAGACACAAGCAGAACTAGTTTTGGCTTGTGCAGGACTGCACAATTTTCTTCGACAGGAATGTCGTTCAGATGAATTTCCTCCTGAACCAGAAGAAGATCCGATAGACAATCACGAAGATAATTTTGAATGGGATGATTTTCAAACCCAAGATCAGCAAAGAGAGAATGCTAATGAATGGAGAATGAGTATTGCTACTCATATGTGGACAGATGCCCAACCAAAtgccaacaatgaaaacaatgacaatcaagaaagtgaaaatgaggGAGAAGAATAA
- the LOC112194657 gene encoding uncharacterized protein LOC112194657, whose amino-acid sequence MRFTSVAHPQTNSQVEAANKIIKKLLKKKLEDKKGLWAEKLPEVLWAIKRTPTSASGETLFCMMFGTDAVLPIKVTQPTARVECYDTTTKFEGVNLDKDLLE is encoded by the coding sequence atgcgtttcaCCTCTGTGGCACATCCCCAAACCAATAGCCAGGTTGAGGCCgccaacaaaatcatcaagaagctgctaaaaaagaagttaGAGGACAAGAAAGGTCTATGGGCTGAaaagctcccggaagttctatgggccatcaagAGAACGCCAACATCCGCCAGCGGTGAGACCctcttctgcatgatgttcggtaCAGATGCAGTCCTCCCCATCAAAGTAACCCAACCTACGGCCAGGGTTGAATGTTATGACACCACGACAAAGTTTGAAGGAGTCAACCTCGACAAGGACCTACTTGAATAA